In Gymnogyps californianus isolate 813 chromosome 29, ASM1813914v2, whole genome shotgun sequence, the following are encoded in one genomic region:
- the LOC127027058 gene encoding cathepsin S-like, giving the protein MKLLASIAFLATLAVALGHPDPALDWHWQLWKKTYGKEYRHEKEEGDRRATWERNLRLVTLHNLEHSLGLHSYELGMNHLGDMTSEEVAALLTGLNVAPRPNRTSTYRPQPGSKVPDTVDWREKGCVTDVKNQGACGSCWAFSAVGALEAQVKLKTGELVSLSVQNLVDCSMMYGNKGCSGGFMTSAFQYIIDNQGIDSDASYPYTAQNGTCQYSASTRAATCSKYVELPYADEAALKDAVANIGPVSVAIDATQPTFFLYRSGVYDDPRCTQKVNHAVLVIGYGTQNDKDYWLVKNSWGVRFGDQGYIRMSRNHANHCGIASYPSYPVI; this is encoded by the exons ATGAAGCTGCTGGCTTCCATCGCCTTCCTGGCCACGCTGGCGGTGGCACTGGGACACCCCGACCCCGCGCTGGACTGGCACTGGCAGCTCTGGAAGAAAACCTACGGCAAGGAGTACCGTCATGAG AAAGAGGAAGGGGACCGGCGCGCGACATGGGAGAGGAACCTGCGACTGGTGACGCTGCATAATCTGGAGCACTCCCTGGGGCTGCACTCCTACGAGCTGGGCATGAACCACCTGGGAGACATG ACCAGCGAGGAAGTGGCGGCTTTGTTAACTGGGCTGAACGTTGCTCCTCGGCCAAATCGGACCTCCACGTACCGACCGCAGCCTGGCAGCAAAGTCCCGGACACGGTGGActggagggagaagggatgCGTCACCGATGTGAAGAATCAG GGGGCCTGTGGGTCGTGCTGGGCGTTCAGCGCCGTGGGAGCCCTCGAAGCCCAGGTGAAGCTGAAGACGGGGGAGCTGGTGTCCCTGAGCGTCCAGAACCTCGTTGACTGCTCCATGATGTATGGGAACAAAGGCTGCAGCGGAGGTTTCATGACCAGTGCTTTCCAGTACATCATCGACAACCAAGGGATTGACTCGGATGCGTCCTACCCCTACACGGCTCAG AATGGGACATGTCAATACAGTGCTTCCACACGAGCCGCCACTTGCTCCAAGTACGTTGAGCTCCCATACGCCGATGAAGCAGCCCTGAAAGATGCTGTAGCCAACATCGGACCGGTCTCTGTCGCCATTGATGCCACCCAGCCCACCTTCTTCTTGTACAGGTCAG gtgTCTACGATGACCCCCGGTGCACGCAGAAGGTGAATCACGCAGTGCTCGTGATCGGCTACGGCACCCAAAATGATAAGGATTACTGGCTTGTGAAAAACAG TTGGGGCGTGCGTTTTGGTGACCAGGGCTATATCCGCATGTCAAGAAACCACGCGAACCATTGCGGGATCGCCAGTTATCCCTCTTACCCGGTAATATAG
- the CTSS gene encoding cathepsin S isoform X1, which produces MKLLASIAFLATLAVALGHPDPALDWHWQLWKKTYGKEYRHEKEEGDRRATWERNLRLVTLHNLEHSLGLHSYELGMNHLGDMTSEEVVALLTGLNVAPRPNRTSTYRPQPGSKVPDTVDWREKGCVTNVKNQGACGSCWAFSAVGALEAQVKLKTGELVSLSAQNLVDCSRRYGNKGCGGGWKNKAFQYIIDNQGIDSDASYPYTAQDSTCRYNPAARAATCSRYVELPHGDEAALKDAVANVGPISVSIDASQPTFFLYKSGIYHDPSCSQVVNHAVLVIGYGSSDGEDYWLVKNSWGVHFGDQGYIRMARNRGNHCGIASYGAYPQI; this is translated from the exons ATGAAGCTGCTGGCTTCCATCGCCTTCCTGGCCACGCTGGCGGTGGCACTGGGACACCCCGACCCCGCGCTGGACTGGCACTGGCAGCTCTGGAAGAAAACCTACGGCAAGGAGTACCGTCATGAG AAAGAGGAAGGGGACCGGCGCGCGACATGGGAGAGGAACCTGCGACTGGTGACGCTGCATAATCTGGAGCACTCCCTGGGGCTGCACTCCTACGAGCTGGGCATGAACCACCTGGGAGACATG ACCAGCGAGGAAGTGGTGGCTTTGTTAACTGGGCTGAACGTTGCTCCTCGGCCAAACCGGACCTCCACGTACCGACCGCAGCCTGGCAGCAAAGTCCCGGACACGGTGGActggagggagaagggatgCGTCACGAATGTGAAGAACCAG GGCGCCTGTGGGTCGTGCTGGGCGTTCAGCGCCGTGGGAGCCCTCGAAGCCCAGGTGAAGCTGAAGACGGGGGAGCTGGTGTCCCTGAGCGCCCAGAACCTCGTTGACTGCTCCAGGCGCTATGGGAACAAAGGCTGCGGTGGCGgatggaaaaacaaagctttccaGTACATCATCGACAACCAAGGGATTGACTCGGATGCATCCTACCCCTACACGGCTCAG GACAGCACGTGCCGCTACAACCCAGCGGCGCGGGCAGCCACGTGTTCCAGGTACGTCGAGCTGCCGCACGGCGACGAAGCCGCGCTGAAGGATGCTGTCGCCAACGTGGGGCCCATCTCGGTCAGCATCGATGCCAGTCAGCCTACCTTCTTCTTGTACAAATCTG GTATCTACCATGACCCGAGCTGCTCTCAGGTGGTGAATCACGCCGTGCTCGTCATCGGCTACGGCTCTTCCGATGGGGAGGACTACTGGCTCGTGAAAAACAG ttGGGGCGTGCATTTTGGTGACCAGGGCTATATCCGGATGGCGAGGAACCGTGGAAACCACTGCGGGATTGCCAGCTACGGTGCTTACCCCCAGATCTAG
- the CTSS gene encoding cathepsin S isoform X2, whose protein sequence is MKLLASIAFLATLAVALGHPDPALDWHWQLWKKTYGKEYRHEKEEGDRRATWERNLRLVTLHNLEHSLGLHSYELGMNHLGDMGACGSCWAFSAVGALEAQVKLKTGELVSLSAQNLVDCSRRYGNKGCGGGWKNKAFQYIIDNQGIDSDASYPYTAQDSTCRYNPAARAATCSRYVELPHGDEAALKDAVANVGPISVSIDASQPTFFLYKSGIYHDPSCSQVVNHAVLVIGYGSSDGEDYWLVKNSWGVHFGDQGYIRMARNRGNHCGIASYGAYPQI, encoded by the exons ATGAAGCTGCTGGCTTCCATCGCCTTCCTGGCCACGCTGGCGGTGGCACTGGGACACCCCGACCCCGCGCTGGACTGGCACTGGCAGCTCTGGAAGAAAACCTACGGCAAGGAGTACCGTCATGAG AAAGAGGAAGGGGACCGGCGCGCGACATGGGAGAGGAACCTGCGACTGGTGACGCTGCATAATCTGGAGCACTCCCTGGGGCTGCACTCCTACGAGCTGGGCATGAACCACCTGGGAGACATG GGCGCCTGTGGGTCGTGCTGGGCGTTCAGCGCCGTGGGAGCCCTCGAAGCCCAGGTGAAGCTGAAGACGGGGGAGCTGGTGTCCCTGAGCGCCCAGAACCTCGTTGACTGCTCCAGGCGCTATGGGAACAAAGGCTGCGGTGGCGgatggaaaaacaaagctttccaGTACATCATCGACAACCAAGGGATTGACTCGGATGCATCCTACCCCTACACGGCTCAG GACAGCACGTGCCGCTACAACCCAGCGGCGCGGGCAGCCACGTGTTCCAGGTACGTCGAGCTGCCGCACGGCGACGAAGCCGCGCTGAAGGATGCTGTCGCCAACGTGGGGCCCATCTCGGTCAGCATCGATGCCAGTCAGCCTACCTTCTTCTTGTACAAATCTG GTATCTACCATGACCCGAGCTGCTCTCAGGTGGTGAATCACGCCGTGCTCGTCATCGGCTACGGCTCTTCCGATGGGGAGGACTACTGGCTCGTGAAAAACAG ttGGGGCGTGCATTTTGGTGACCAGGGCTATATCCGGATGGCGAGGAACCGTGGAAACCACTGCGGGATTGCCAGCTACGGTGCTTACCCCCAGATCTAG
- the CTSK gene encoding cathepsin K gives MLGMWWPTLLALLVPAAVAQLHPERELDTQWDLWKKTYRKQYNGEADEVARRLIWEKNLKYINTHNLEHALGVHTFELAMNHLGDMTSEEVVRMMTGLKVPRGRPRHNDTLYVPDWTERAPAAVDWRRKGYVTPVKNQGQCGSCWAFSSVGALEGQLKRKTGKLLSLSPQNLVDCVANNDGCGGGYMTNAFEYVRQNRGIDSEDAYPYIGQDESCMYSPTGKAAKCRGYREIPEGNEKALKRAVARIGPVSVGIDASLPSFQFYSRGVYYDESCNAENINHAVLAVGYGTQKGTKHWIIKNSWGEEWGNKGYVLLARNMNNACGIANLASFPKM, from the exons ATGCTGGG GATGTGGTGGCCCAcgctgctggccctgctggtCCCGGCGGCGGTGGCCCAGCTGCACCCCGAGCGGGAGCTGGACACCCAGTGGGACCTGTGGAAGAAAACCTATCGCAAGCAGTACAACGGTGAG GCGGACGAGGTGGCGCGGAGGCTGATCTGGGAGAAGAACCTCAAGTACATCAACACCCACAACCTGGAGCACGCGCTGGGCGTCCACACCTTCGAGCTGGCCATGAACCACCTGGGTGACATG ACCAGCGAGGAGGTGGTGAGGATGATGACGGGCTTGAAGGTGCCCCGTGGCCGCCCACGTCACAACGACACGCTCTACGTCCCCGACTGGACCGAGAGGGCCCCGGCTGCCGTGgactggaggagaaaaggctACGTGACGCCTGTCAAGAACCAG GGCCAGTGCGGCTCCTGCTGGGCTTTCAGCTCGGTGGGCGCGCTGGAGGGGCAGCTGAAGCGGAAGACGGGGAAGCTGCTCTCCCTCAGCCCCCAAAACCTGGTGGATTGCGTGGCCAACAACGACGGCTGCGGCGGCGGCTACATGACCAACGCCTTCGAGTACGTCCGGCAGAACCGCGGCATCGACTCGGAGGATGCCTACCCTTACATCGGCCAG GACGAGAGCTGCATGTACAGCCCCACCGGGAAGGCCGCCAAGTGCCGCGGCTACCGGGAAATCCCCGAAGGGAACGAGAAGGCTTTGAAGAGGGCCGTGGCCAGGATCGGACCCGTCTCCGTGGGCATTGACGCCAGCCTGCCCTCCTTCCAGTTCTACAGCCGGG GCGTGTACTACGACGAGAGCTGCAATGCCGAAAACATCAACCACGCGGTGCTGGCGGTGGGCTACGGCACGCAGAAGGGCACCAAGCACTGGATCATCAAGAACAG CTGGGGCGAGGAGTGGGGCAACAAGGGCTACGTCCTCCTGGCGCGCAACATGAACAACGCCTGCGGCATCGCCAACCTCGCCAGCTTCCCCAAGATGTGA